Proteins encoded in a region of the Vicia villosa cultivar HV-30 ecotype Madison, WI linkage group LG5, Vvil1.0, whole genome shotgun sequence genome:
- the LOC131601243 gene encoding uncharacterized protein LOC131601243 produces the protein MDPTVGKHGSLRNVLVRLLLFGVFVVLFRFAYVITIAGENCNVGDFCFFSSPAKINAAVAGSGSGALSVRSSAELSTPEHESSKDWITGVRFYSSIFQNMIATGDLSRNAKSLCVDTPTGRDVYALKEIGVEDSVGIAKKAVKSLVKSGEGHRIPFGNSTFDFVFSGEGGLERSIKPSEFAAEIARTLKPEGFAVFHVNAKDSYSYNSFVDLFKFCCEVVKFHDIHGFDTSPVIREIFVKKTGYRKTDSEFDLNRSQNQKCLVSDYKRELVKNAEELIEEEPLKPWITLKKNVKNIKYAPSMVDISFKNRYVYVDVGARSYGSSIGSWFKKQYPKQNKTFHVYAIEADKTFHQEYATKKGITLLPYAAWVRNESLVFEINNDPGDKKKEKAGRGMGRIQPLDSQGGAGGGVQTTQGFDFAEWLKKTVTMNDFVVMKMDVEGTEFDLIPRLFETGAICLIDEIFLECHYNRWQRCCPGQRSPKYEKTYGQCLQLFNSLRESGVLVHQWF, from the coding sequence ATGGACCCTACCGTAGGCAAGCATGGCTCCCTTCGGAACGTTCTGGTTCGGTTACTTCTCTTCGGCGTTTTCGTCGTTCTTTTCCGATTTGCTTACGTCATCACCATCGCCGGTGAAAACTGCAACGTTGGAGATTTCTGTTTCTTTTCATCTCCGGCGAAAATCAACGCCGCCGTCGCCGGATCTGGCTCCGGAGCACTCTCCGTCCGATCATCAGCCGAATTATCCACGCCGGAGCATGAATCAAGCAAGGATTGGATCACCGGCGTTCGGTTCTACTCGTCGATTTTCCAGAACATGATCGCCACGGGCGATCTTTCGCGGAACGCGAAGTCGCTCTGCGTCGATACACCGACCGGAAGGGATGTGTACGCGTTGAAGGAGATCGGTGTTGAAGATTCCGTTGGAATTGCGAAGAAGGCGGTGAAGTCGTTGGTGAAATCCGGTGAAGGTCACCGGATTCCGTTTGGTAATAGTACCTTTGATTTTGTGTTCTCCGGTGAGGGAGGTTTGGAGAGATCGATAAAACCGTCGGAATTCGCGGCTGAGATTGCGAGGACGCTGAAACCCGAAGGGTTTGCAGTGTTCCATGTAAATGCTAAAGACTCATACAGTTACAATTCATTTGTTGATTTGTTTAAATTTTGTTGTGAAGTGGTGAAATTCCATGACATTCATGGTTTCGATACTTCACCGGTGATAAGAGAAATCTTCGTGAAGAAAACCGGTTATAGAAAAACTGAttctgaatttgatttgaataggAGTCAGAATCAGAAATGTTTGGTTTCAGATTATAAGAGAGAATTGGTTAAGAATGCTGAGGAATTGATTGAGGAAGAACCATTGAAGCCATGGATAACCCTAAAGAAGAATGTGAAGAACATAAAGTATGCACCATCAATGGTTGATATAAGCTTTAAGAATAGGTATGTGTATGTTGATGTTGGGGCTCGAAGCTATGGTTCGAGTATTGGAAGCTGGTTTAAGAAACAGTATCCGAAACAGAATAAGACCTTTCATGTTTACGCAATCGAGGCTGATAAAACTTTTCATCAAGAGTATGCGACGAAGAAAGGGATAACTCTGTTGCCTTATGCTGCATGGGTTAGGAACGAGAGTTTGGTTTTCGAGATCAACAATGACCCGGGTGATAAGAAGAAAGAGAAAGCAGGGAGAGGAATGGGAAGGATTCAGCCCTTGGATTCACAAGGTGGCGCGGGCGGTGGTGTTCAGACGACGCAAGGGTTTGATTTTGCGGAATGGTTGAAGAAAACGGTTACGATGAATGATTTCGTCGTGATGAAAATGGACGTGGAAGGTACGGAATTCGATTTGATTCCCAGATTGTTTGAAACCGGAGCGATTTGTTTGATTGATGAAATTTTTCTTGAGTGTCATTACAATAGATGGCAGAGATGTTGTCCGGGACAAAGAAGTCCGAAGTATGAGAAAACATATGGTCAATGTTTGCAGCTTTTCAATTCTCTTAGAGAAAGTGGTGTTCTTGTTCATCAATGGTTTTAG